GGAGCTGGCGAAATGATCCCCTCGTTCCACGACGCCCCGCCCGACCGGGTTTCGAACCAGGGACGGTTCGGGCGAGGGCGTCCACCTTGCGGGCCAGTTCCTCATGCGATATGAGCATCCGCCGCATCCGGACAAACGCCCGCATGATGGCGATATTGACTTGTACCGCCCGAGGACTCTGAAGGACGCCGGAGAGCATTGCTACGCCTTGCTCGGTAAAGGCAAAAGGTAGGTATTTCCGATGCTTTCCGCGCCCGGACTTTTTTTAAGGTCACAAATTGTGTCCTTAGAGAATCGGCATCCTCGCGCGAGAGTTGGAACATGAAGTCTTCCGGGAATCGTTCCGCGTTCCGTTTGACGGCACGTCCTTCTCGACCGCGAACGCCCTACCGTAAGTCGTGCTTCCGAGCGCAACGATCTTCGTGAAGTCCGGTCAACTTCAACCTCACAAGCCTCCTTTCCCGAGTGGATGATATATTATCGTGGTCAAAGATCCGAGAGGCGACGCGAGTGGAGCAGGGGCGACACGCACGGAGGGCAATGAAGGAGAGCAAGATGGCCAGGATTCCTGAGCCCCTATTATCGGGAAAGGGTGAAAGAAGAAGCCGAGGTGCAATTTGAGCAGGCGGGATAACGTAATCCGCCTGCGCCATATGCTGGATTATACGCGGGAAGCCGTTGCCTTATGCCACGGCAAGGCGCGCTCCGACCTCGACTCGGATCGGACGTTGAACCTGGCGCTCGTCCGATTGCCCGAAATCGTGGGAGAGGCGGCCGGTAGAGTACCGAAAGCGGAAAGCGCCCGTCATCCCATTCCCGTGGGCCCAGATCGTGGGAATGCGGAATCGGCTCATCCACGGGTATGATTGGGTCGATTACGACGTCCTCTGGCAGATCGTGGCCCGGGACCTTCCCCCTCTCATCGCAAGGCTCGAGAAGATTCTGTCCTCGGAAGACGCTGGATAACTCGGTTTCCAGCGCCGGACGAGCGAAGATGGCGTTCGATGACATCAGCCCGGAGGAATTCCTGGCGTCGCAGGTCCCGGAATGGGAGGAGCCTCTGGCGAGGGCGAGGGGACGAAAACCGGGGTCCCATCGGCGCGAATAGCCAGGCGCCCGATCCGCTTTCCGGAGTTTTTCGAACGTGGTCCATCCGGGCGATGTCCGGCTGCTTCTGGGGTCGAACGTCATCGCCCTGCCGTTCAGCGAGCTGCAGAGCCCCGGGGGGGGGAGCAATATCCCGCTGAACGCCGGCACGGCCTTTCCCGCGATGCGGAACATGGAGCGGTCGCCTGCCTCGGGGGCTGATATCTTGGGTGGAGGGGTGAGTTGTGACGAGCACGTTGTCGAGGGGCGCCGGACGGACCGCGCTGGTGACGGGCGCATCCAGCGGAATCGGGGCGGTTTATGCCAGGCGTCTCGCCTCCGGGGGCTATGATCTGGTTCTGGTCGCCCGCAGGATAGAAAGGCTTGAGCAGCTTGCGGACGAGCTGGAGACGAGCCACGGGGTAGAGGCGGAGGTCCTGGCGGCGGACCTGACCGAGGACGCCGATCTCCGGAAGGTGGAGGAGCGAATCACCCGCGCCGGGGACCTGGAGTTCCTCGTGAACAACGCGGGCTTTGGCACGCGGGGCCTGTTTTTCCAGGTCGACGCGAAGGGACAGGACCGGATGCACCGCCTCCACGTGCTGGCCGCCGTGCGGCTGAGCCACGCAGCGCTTGCCGGGATGGTCGCCCGCGGAAAAGGGAACCTGGTGAACGTCTCTTCGGTGGCCGCCTTCGCACAGAGTCCCGGCAACGCCGGCTACTGCGCCACCAAGGCGTGGATGAACAGTTTCACGGAAGGGCTGTATCTTGATCTTGCCGCCATCGGGTCGCTCGTCAAGGTGCAGGCGCTCTGTCCGGGCTACACCCTCACGGAATTCCATGACGCTTTGGGGATCGGAAGGGATCATGTTCCCGCGGGCTGGTGGACATCCGCGGAGGATGTCGTGGCCGCCTCCCTGCGGGGCCTCGCGCGCGGAAAACTGTTCGTCGTGCCCGGCTGGCGTTACAAGTTCTACGTGTTCCTGTTGAAGGCGCTCCCCGGATTCGTCGTCCGCTCCCTGGCGCTCCGGCTCCAGGGGAAGTATCGCCGGTAATCGGTCGGGGCGAAGACGGCCGGCGGGCGGGACCTCGGAATCCCGCCTGCGCAACCGGCCCTGGGCCCGGGCCTCTACAACGGCTTTGCAACCTCCCGGGCGTCGCGGGGTTCGAGGGGCGAAGAAAGTCCGGGCCGTAACGACCACCCCGCGGAATCCCCTTCCAAGACCTCTCATCTAATCTGAATCGACAAGGCGGATCGTAATCTTTCCGAGCCGGGGGAGAGGGCGACCTTTTCCCCTGCCTTCGGCGCCGGGGTATCCGGCGGGACCTGCGGCCGGGCCGGGAGCGCGGAAGGAATGGAGGAGGGAACGATGAAAGAAGCAAGGAAAGTAGGGAGGGGAGTGCAACCGATTCCCGAGGGATATCATGCCATTACGCCTATGCTGGCGGTGGGGAGCGCCGCCGGGGCGATCGAGTTCTACAAGCGGGCCTTCGGCGCCGAAGAACTGGGGCGGATGAACGGTCTCGACGGT
This is a stretch of genomic DNA from Candidatus Deferrimicrobiaceae bacterium. It encodes these proteins:
- a CDS encoding SDR family oxidoreductase, which encodes MTSTLSRGAGRTALVTGASSGIGAVYARRLASGGYDLVLVARRIERLEQLADELETSHGVEAEVLAADLTEDADLRKVEERITRAGDLEFLVNNAGFGTRGLFFQVDAKGQDRMHRLHVLAAVRLSHAALAGMVARGKGNLVNVSSVAAFAQSPGNAGYCATKAWMNSFTEGLYLDLAAIGSLVKVQALCPGYTLTEFHDALGIGRDHVPAGWWTSAEDVVAASLRGLARGKLFVVPGWRYKFYVFLLKALPGFVVRSLALRLQGKYRR
- a CDS encoding HepT-like ribonuclease domain-containing protein; this encodes MVGMRNRLIHGYDWVDYDVLWQIVARDLPPLIARLEKILSSEDAG